One genomic window of Bartonella sp. JB63 includes the following:
- the rplI gene encoding 50S ribosomal protein L9, producing the protein MNIILLERITHLGQIGDIVSVKNGYARNFLLPKGKALRANEANKKHFETQRAQIEAHNLERKNEAQKVAEKLDRQSFTIIRSAGETGQLYGSVSTRNIADIITESGFFIGRNQVELNHPIKTIGLHTIPINLHPEVQVSVTINIARSTNEAQRQAEGENLTSIEAIYDAPEKPLTKKTDNHKEKNPDEESQS; encoded by the coding sequence ATGAATATTATTTTGCTTGAACGCATCACTCATCTTGGTCAGATTGGTGATATTGTCTCAGTCAAAAACGGCTATGCACGTAATTTTCTATTACCTAAAGGCAAGGCTTTACGTGCTAACGAAGCTAACAAAAAGCATTTTGAAACACAGCGTGCACAGATTGAGGCACATAATCTTGAACGTAAAAATGAAGCTCAAAAAGTTGCCGAAAAACTTGATAGACAATCGTTTACTATTATACGTTCAGCTGGTGAAACAGGACAGCTTTACGGCTCCGTATCAACACGTAATATTGCCGATATTATAACAGAGAGCGGCTTTTTTATTGGACGTAATCAAGTTGAGCTTAATCACCCAATTAAAACTATCGGTCTTCATACGATTCCTATTAACTTACACCCCGAAGTTCAGGTTTCCGTAACAATTAATATCGCACGTTCAACTAATGAAGCGCAGCGTCAAGCGGAAGGTGAAAATCTCACTTCTATTGAGGCGATATACGATGCTCCAGAGAAACCATTAACAAAAAAAACTGACAATCATAAAGAAAAAAATCCTGATGAAGAAAGCCAAAGTTAA
- the rpsF gene encoding 30S ribosomal protein S6: MALYEHIFLARQDIAPQRIDELLEIYKGVIEAQGGKVGRIENWGLRSLAYRIRKNRKAYYVLVNIDAPAAAISELERQMRINEDILRYMTIRVEKHEKEQSTTVSSFNRDDFPGKNEEKVQNLRHQRENPIEGTE, encoded by the coding sequence ATGGCTCTTTATGAACACATTTTCCTTGCCCGACAGGATATTGCACCGCAGCGAATTGATGAGCTTTTAGAAATTTATAAAGGTGTTATCGAAGCACAGGGTGGTAAAGTTGGGCGTATAGAGAATTGGGGTCTTCGTTCTCTTGCTTACCGAATTCGCAAAAATCGTAAAGCTTATTACGTATTGGTGAATATTGATGCTCCAGCCGCAGCAATTTCTGAACTTGAACGCCAAATGCGTATTAATGAAGACATCTTGCGTTATATGACTATCCGCGTAGAAAAACATGAAAAAGAGCAATCTACTACAGTTTCATCCTTTAATCGTGATGACTTCCCTGGTAAAAATGAAGAGAAGGTTCAAAATCTGCGTCACCAACGTGAAAATCCAATAGAAGGAACAGAATGA
- a CDS encoding replicative DNA helicase, whose product MEKTDIFNPISQQKEEPISFRQMPHNIEAEQALLGAILINNDALDRVSDFLKPEHFFQQLHQKLFEILSQIIKKGKLATPVTIKSFIPAEEKIGDITVFNYVVRLAKEAVTIINAEDYGRVIYDLFIRRSLINLGNEVVNTAFDAPVEFAPVQQIERIERDLFQLAEKGKYGGGFESFDEAVKKAIDMAGAAKKRSSRLSGIATHIKKLDEQMGGLQPSDLIIIAGRPGMGKTSLATNIAFNIANTYNCDAKKVSSQENEGGIVGFFSLEMSSEQLATRIISEQTEVSSSDIRRGNISEEQFAKLLRIMNRLQKVPLYIDQTGGISLTQLAARARRLKRQHGLDVLIIDYIQLMTSNSRRSSESRVQEITEITTGLKTLAKELNVPIIALSQLSRQVENRTDKRPQLSDLRESGSIEQDADVVIFVYREEYYLKNEEPKIGGPEHLKWQASMDEVFGKADIIVAKQRHGPTGIVKLSFQADFTRFSDLADSNYLPEQYG is encoded by the coding sequence ATGGAAAAAACTGACATCTTTAATCCCATCTCTCAGCAAAAAGAAGAACCCATCTCTTTTCGGCAAATGCCGCATAATATTGAAGCTGAACAAGCACTTCTTGGCGCTATTCTTATTAACAACGATGCACTTGATCGCGTATCAGATTTTTTAAAACCAGAACATTTTTTCCAACAATTGCATCAAAAACTCTTTGAAATTTTATCGCAAATTATCAAAAAAGGAAAATTAGCCACTCCTGTTACTATCAAATCTTTTATTCCAGCTGAAGAAAAAATTGGAGATATTACCGTATTTAATTATGTTGTTCGTTTGGCTAAAGAAGCAGTAACAATTATTAATGCTGAAGACTATGGACGAGTAATTTATGATCTTTTCATCCGACGTTCCTTGATTAATCTTGGAAACGAAGTTGTCAATACAGCATTTGATGCCCCTGTAGAGTTTGCACCAGTTCAACAAATTGAAAGAATCGAACGTGATTTATTTCAGCTGGCAGAAAAAGGGAAATATGGTGGTGGATTTGAGAGTTTTGACGAAGCTGTCAAAAAAGCTATTGATATGGCGGGAGCTGCAAAAAAAAGATCTTCACGATTATCAGGGATCGCTACCCACATAAAAAAACTTGATGAACAAATGGGAGGATTACAGCCATCTGATTTAATTATCATTGCTGGACGTCCTGGTATGGGCAAAACCTCTCTTGCTACCAATATTGCTTTCAATATTGCCAATACTTATAATTGTGATGCAAAAAAAGTCTCATCGCAAGAAAATGAAGGAGGAATTGTCGGATTTTTTTCGCTTGAAATGTCATCAGAACAACTTGCGACACGTATTATTTCTGAGCAAACAGAGGTCTCTTCTTCTGATATCCGTCGTGGTAATATTTCAGAAGAGCAATTTGCAAAATTATTACGCATAATGAACCGTCTACAAAAAGTCCCACTTTACATCGACCAAACTGGTGGTATATCGCTAACTCAATTGGCTGCACGTGCACGTCGTCTCAAGCGACAACACGGTTTAGATGTATTGATTATTGACTATATACAATTAATGACAAGCAATTCAAGACGTTCATCTGAAAGCCGTGTTCAAGAAATTACAGAAATCACTACAGGTCTCAAGACCTTAGCTAAAGAACTGAATGTTCCCATTATTGCTCTTTCACAACTTTCGCGCCAAGTTGAAAATCGAACAGATAAACGTCCACAACTATCAGACTTACGTGAATCTGGTTCAATTGAGCAAGATGCTGACGTTGTTATTTTTGTATATCGTGAAGAGTATTATCTCAAAAATGAGGAACCTAAGATAGGAGGTCCAGAACATTTAAAATGGCAAGCATCAATGGATGAAGTTTTTGGGAAAGCTGATATTATCGTGGCCAAGCAACGCCACGGACCAACAGGTATAGTCAAACTTTCTTTCCAAGCTGATTTTACACGCTTCAGTGATCTGGCAGACAGTAATTATCTTCCAGAACAATATGGTTAA
- the rpsR gene encoding 30S ribosomal protein S18 yields MTDINQTSVRRPFHHRRKTCPFSGVNAPKIDYKDIKLLQRYISERGKIVPSRITAVSQKKQRELTNAIKRARFLGLLPYVVK; encoded by the coding sequence ATGACTGACATTAATCAAACTTCAGTACGTCGTCCTTTTCATCACCGTCGTAAAACATGTCCATTTTCAGGGGTAAATGCTCCTAAAATTGATTATAAAGATATTAAGCTGTTACAGCGTTATATTTCAGAACGTGGCAAAATTGTTCCTTCGCGCATTACAGCCGTTAGTCAAAAAAAACAACGTGAGTTAACTAATGCTATTAAACGTGCCCGTTTTCTTGGCTTACTTCCATACGTTGTCAAATAA
- the radA gene encoding DNA repair protein RadA: MVRNRLQFICQNCGTVHSRWTGKCHSCGEWNSLAEENMNSGVGSGPPKNIRKGHIVVLTSLSEDIEDAPRIHSGIAELDRVTGGGFVRGSALLIAGDPGIGKSTLLTQTAANLSQKGYNVIYVSGEEAIAQIRLRAKRLEATNKAVQLAAETNVEDILATLNTHKKLDMVIVDSIQTLWSDIADSAPGTVTQVRISAQAMIRFAKNTGVAVILVGQVTKDGQIAGPRVVEHMVDGVLYFEGEGGRHYRVLRTIKNRFGPTDEIGVFEMSDKGLREVSNPSELFLSERNEKAPGTAVFAGMEGTRPILVEIQALVAPSSLGTPRRAVVGWDSNRLSMILAVLEAHCGVRFGQHDVYLNVAGGYRISEPAADLAVAAALVSSLANIPLPTHYVYFGEVSLSGAIRAVTHSGQRVKEAQKLGFQGAFQPTGAIEIIKSQCFQQHALSDLPELISAIASGKK; this comes from the coding sequence ATGGTACGCAATCGTCTTCAATTTATTTGCCAAAATTGTGGTACTGTCCATTCGCGCTGGACTGGAAAATGTCATTCCTGTGGAGAATGGAATTCTCTTGCCGAAGAGAATATGAATAGTGGTGTAGGTAGTGGTCCTCCTAAAAATATTCGTAAAGGTCATATAGTTGTACTTACATCTCTTTCTGAAGATATTGAAGATGCTCCGCGAATTCATTCTGGCATTGCTGAACTTGATCGTGTCACCGGTGGTGGCTTTGTTCGTGGGTCAGCATTACTTATTGCCGGCGATCCCGGTATTGGAAAATCAACATTGCTAACACAAACAGCAGCTAACTTATCACAAAAAGGATATAACGTTATCTACGTTTCAGGTGAAGAAGCTATTGCACAAATTCGCTTACGTGCAAAGAGGCTTGAAGCAACAAACAAAGCGGTTCAACTCGCTGCTGAAACTAATGTTGAAGATATTCTTGCAACCTTAAATACTCATAAAAAACTTGATATGGTTATCGTTGATTCTATTCAAACTTTATGGTCGGATATAGCAGATTCAGCACCTGGAACTGTAACACAAGTTCGCATCAGTGCTCAAGCAATGATCCGATTTGCAAAAAATACAGGAGTCGCTGTTATTCTCGTTGGTCAAGTCACAAAAGATGGACAAATTGCCGGACCTCGTGTTGTTGAACATATGGTTGATGGTGTTCTTTATTTTGAAGGTGAAGGTGGACGACATTATCGGGTTTTAAGAACTATAAAAAATCGCTTCGGACCAACAGATGAAATTGGTGTTTTTGAAATGTCTGATAAAGGATTACGGGAAGTTTCGAATCCATCTGAACTATTCTTAAGTGAACGTAATGAAAAAGCACCAGGAACTGCCGTTTTTGCAGGAATGGAAGGTACACGCCCTATATTAGTGGAAATTCAAGCCCTTGTTGCTCCCTCTTCACTTGGTACACCACGACGTGCCGTCGTGGGATGGGATAGCAATCGTCTTTCAATGATTCTAGCCGTATTAGAAGCTCATTGTGGTGTACGTTTTGGACAACATGATGTTTATCTTAATGTTGCAGGTGGTTATCGAATATCAGAACCTGCAGCTGATTTAGCAGTTGCAGCAGCTTTAGTATCTTCTCTTGCAAACATCCCTCTTCCGACTCATTATGTATATTTTGGTGAAGTCAGCCTCTCAGGGGCAATCCGTGCCGTTACACATTCAGGACAACGCGTTAAAGAAGCTCAAAAACTAGGTTTTCAAGGAGCGTTTCAACCTACAGGAGCAATCGAAATAATAAAATCACAATGCTTTCAACAACATGCATTGTCTGATCTTCCTGAATTGATTTCCGCTATTGCTTCAGGGAAAAAATGA